One window of the Prochlorococcus marinus XMU1411 genome contains the following:
- a CDS encoding peptidylprolyl isomerase has translation MTTALFETEVGDINIEFFSGDAPNTVKNFTNLISDGFYDGLAFHRVIPGFMAQGGCPNTRDGASGMPGTGGPGYNIKCEINSNKHLKGSLSMAHAGKDTGGSQFFIVYEPQPHLDGVHTVFGKTDDMDVVLKLTNGSKILKATLK, from the coding sequence ATGACAACTGCATTATTTGAAACAGAAGTAGGGGACATTAATATTGAATTTTTCTCTGGCGACGCACCTAATACAGTTAAAAACTTTACGAATTTGATTAGTGATGGTTTTTATGATGGTCTAGCATTTCACAGAGTTATTCCTGGATTTATGGCTCAGGGTGGATGTCCTAATACTCGTGACGGGGCATCTGGTATGCCTGGGACTGGAGGTCCTGGATACAATATTAAATGCGAAATTAATTCCAATAAACATTTAAAAGGCTCACTTTCTATGGCTCATGCAGGAAAGGATACAGGTGGTAGTCAGTTTTTCATAGTCTATGAACCTCAGCCTCATCTCGATGGAGTTCATACTGTTTTTGGTAAGACTGATGATATGGATGTAGTTCTAAAGCTTACTAATGGTTCAAAAATTCTTAAAGCTACTTTAAAATAG